A window of the Cellvibrio sp. pealriver genome harbors these coding sequences:
- a CDS encoding sugar kinase: MKRIVIIGESMLELSPASPELWQQSFAGDVHSLAVYLKRCAPEAIQVSFMSAVGVDTISAELISNLQQEDIDTSLIYKHPDKTLGLYVINNTPSGERSFQYWRNDSAAKHVMHLHHAQSSTAFPAPDQVFFSGISLAILDKNSRTLFWDFIHRLKQQGTQVIFDPNYRAKLWSSIEDCKEQYEFAFHASNLVLPSLEDFTNLYQLDSAIAVSQFLSAYDIDEIIIKDGPAPIIYQSGLEHLEIAIEPITQVIDTTAAGDSFNGSYLAARARGLNPENSIRFAAKISALVIQHKGAILNRDLFMRHLSKSAQ; this comes from the coding sequence ATGAAAAGAATTGTGATTATTGGCGAAAGTATGCTGGAACTAAGCCCCGCTAGCCCAGAGTTATGGCAGCAATCATTTGCCGGAGATGTGCACAGTTTGGCGGTTTATTTAAAACGTTGCGCACCTGAAGCAATACAAGTTTCGTTTATGAGCGCGGTCGGGGTGGATACCATTAGCGCTGAACTAATATCTAACTTGCAACAAGAGGATATAGATACCTCTCTGATCTATAAGCACCCGGATAAAACCTTGGGGCTTTATGTGATCAACAATACCCCCAGTGGCGAGCGCAGCTTTCAGTATTGGCGAAATGACTCAGCCGCAAAACACGTTATGCATCTGCATCACGCGCAATCTTCAACCGCTTTCCCTGCTCCCGATCAAGTGTTTTTTTCGGGTATTTCTCTGGCTATTCTAGATAAGAACAGTCGCACCCTTTTTTGGGATTTTATTCACCGATTAAAACAACAGGGCACGCAAGTCATTTTTGACCCTAATTATCGCGCAAAATTATGGTCGTCTATCGAGGATTGTAAAGAGCAATACGAATTCGCATTTCATGCAAGCAATTTGGTTTTACCAAGTTTGGAAGATTTCACCAATCTTTATCAGCTAGACTCCGCAATCGCGGTCAGCCAATTTTTAAGTGCTTATGATATTGATGAAATTATTATTAAAGATGGCCCTGCCCCTATTATTTATCAGTCAGGCCTAGAACATTTGGAAATCGCGATAGAGCCGATCACTCAGGTTATAGATACAACAGCAGCAGGCGATTCGTTTAATGGAAGCTATCTCGCGGCGCGAGCACGCGGGCTAAATCCGGAAAATTCTATTCGCTTTGCAGCAAAAATATCTGCACTGGTGATTCAACACAAAGGGGCCATTCTTAATCGCGACCTATTCATGCGCCACCTCAGCAAATCAGCTCAATAG
- a CDS encoding agarase, translated as MKLTQLISIATYTLILSGCGGGGGGGGGGTSSPPASSKASVSSIQSSIAVSSSVASSNTSISSTLNSSAASADSRPKISFNRDIKHIVGDIDSFDRRKFITIHSSNTEADWFGSNAQSLGAPNASPDLITEVMEGYDVYFGRDTGGITWQLGELNQDPARPGFISESHAQTKGGDARWVYSNNANSAKIRQFENRLTDMIIGAQQHPFWPDGKLTRKGWALSQTDTPSEPFGTATGHYMGQYLAEYFNKGAGDLYGQPKPLYVEVMNEPLYDLVDASASPVPVEKVFQFHNTVAAEIRKTNSDVLIGGYTVAFPDYDKNNFQQWLNRDKVFIDMAGANMDFYSIHLYDFPAHNNREKYRRGSNVEATLDLLEQYDTIKFGKIKPLVISEYGASVHTMFSDPWTPQRDGLRLIALNGLLMSFIERPEHIAKTIPFIPIKAEWGRLNGIPYNDRLMRQRKEAPGETGDEWVFTDMIKFYQLWSDVKGTRIDISSSDPDLVVNAYADNQQVHLIINNLEFNAQEFTLNDYSLNNPAFTHATIKHFHLDSQNVPVLSETVSDKFPSALSVGANGTMIITMHYESAVVIDQTKVEQKTYATNYLQAIKTNSPLNFAISGITPAAFGEATLRLGIGRDHGKSLQPKVTINGTEVTVPKDYRGYDQYHQGKGRENFFGVIEIPVPYSILKANNQIEVTFADDGGHISSAAIRAFHYSRNFTH; from the coding sequence ATGAAACTCACTCAACTAATTAGCATTGCAACCTATACCCTTATTTTAAGCGGCTGTGGCGGTGGCGGTGGCGGTGGCGGTGGCGGAACATCAAGCCCCCCAGCTTCAAGCAAAGCAAGTGTCAGCTCCATACAATCGTCCATAGCCGTTAGCAGTTCAGTCGCAAGTAGCAACACCAGCATATCGAGCACACTGAACAGCTCTGCCGCATCAGCTGACAGCAGGCCGAAAATCAGTTTTAATAGAGACATCAAACATATTGTTGGCGATATCGACAGTTTTGACCGGCGCAAATTTATCACCATTCACTCGTCCAACACCGAAGCCGACTGGTTTGGCTCAAACGCCCAAAGCTTGGGGGCCCCCAACGCCTCACCTGATCTGATTACCGAGGTCATGGAAGGGTATGATGTGTATTTCGGCCGCGATACCGGCGGCATCACCTGGCAACTCGGTGAACTCAATCAAGACCCCGCTCGCCCGGGTTTTATCAGCGAGAGTCACGCGCAAACCAAAGGTGGCGACGCACGCTGGGTGTATAGCAACAATGCCAACAGCGCCAAAATTCGTCAGTTTGAAAACCGTTTAACAGATATGATTATAGGTGCACAGCAACACCCCTTCTGGCCCGATGGTAAACTCACCCGCAAAGGCTGGGCACTCTCACAAACCGATACCCCAAGTGAACCTTTTGGAACCGCCACTGGCCACTACATGGGGCAGTATCTAGCGGAATACTTTAATAAAGGTGCAGGCGATTTATATGGCCAACCTAAGCCGCTTTATGTTGAGGTCATGAATGAACCTCTTTATGACCTAGTAGATGCCAGCGCATCACCAGTGCCAGTCGAAAAAGTATTTCAATTTCATAACACAGTGGCAGCAGAAATTCGCAAAACCAACAGCGATGTATTAATTGGCGGCTACACAGTGGCCTTTCCCGATTACGACAAAAATAATTTCCAGCAGTGGCTCAACCGCGACAAGGTTTTTATTGATATGGCCGGCGCCAATATGGATTTTTACTCCATCCATCTCTATGACTTCCCTGCGCACAATAATCGCGAGAAATATCGTCGCGGCAGCAACGTCGAGGCAACCCTCGATCTGCTCGAGCAATATGACACAATTAAATTTGGCAAGATCAAGCCCTTGGTGATATCCGAATATGGCGCCAGTGTTCATACAATGTTTTCTGATCCCTGGACCCCGCAGCGCGACGGATTACGCTTAATTGCACTCAATGGTCTATTGATGAGCTTTATAGAACGCCCTGAACATATCGCCAAAACAATTCCATTTATTCCCATCAAAGCGGAATGGGGTCGCCTTAATGGCATCCCCTACAATGATCGCCTCATGCGCCAACGCAAAGAAGCACCCGGCGAAACCGGTGACGAATGGGTTTTCACCGATATGATCAAGTTTTATCAACTGTGGTCAGACGTAAAAGGAACACGTATTGATATTTCCTCCAGCGATCCTGATCTGGTCGTCAATGCATATGCCGACAATCAGCAAGTGCATCTCATTATTAACAATTTGGAATTTAACGCCCAAGAATTCACGTTGAATGATTATTCGTTAAATAATCCTGCGTTTACCCATGCGACGATTAAACACTTTCATCTGGATAGCCAAAACGTGCCAGTCTTAAGCGAAACGGTTAGCGACAAGTTTCCGAGTGCACTAAGCGTTGGAGCTAACGGCACTATGATCATTACTATGCACTATGAAAGTGCAGTAGTAATCGATCAAACTAAAGTTGAACAGAAAACATATGCAACAAATTATTTGCAAGCAATTAAAACCAATAGTCCCCTTAACTTTGCGATAAGTGGCATCACTCCAGCAGCATTTGGAGAGGCTACATTACGCTTGGGTATAGGTAGGGATCACGGAAAATCTTTGCAGCCTAAAGTGACCATTAATGGCACCGAAGTAACTGTGCCAAAAGATTATCGAGGCTATGATCAATACCATCAAGGCAAAGGAAGGGAAAACTTTTTTGGTGTAATTGAAATCCCTGTGCCCTATTCAATCCTCAAAGCTAATAATCAGATTGAGGTGACCTTTGCGGATGATGGCGGCCACATAAGTTCAGCGGCAATAAGAGCATTTCACTACAGCCGAAACTTCACGCACTAA
- a CDS encoding MFS transporter, producing MQRANRNAFFFSFIVALGGFVFGLDIALISGTIKYIIAEFNLTAFQVGAIVGGSTGLGSIVALLCAGYFCERFGRKNTLLFIAALYLISALWSAFAVSFETLFAARFLGGLAFASLTLASMYIGEIAPPDLRGKLVGLNQMNIVVGIFIAQLLNFYIVTVISSQPAWANWIGLTELTSWRWMLGLEILPALVWFLLLFLIPESPRWLVMNGKKHKAEAVIVKIAPADMVAQQFNQICDNLKGAEHSLSISEQLGLLFKSRLRIALFIGAGAAMLQSLCGMNAVLGYMPFIFSQVGGGDASAFQQTVWVGAIGLFFTFLALVMIDRMGRRPILLWGSVWAALSMGVVTYCFAGATYMLSAESVAAFADRIDTSLLAPMFGVEYASDLEFKRALVTHLGSTALGSLQVDLLNMAAHMQGVLVFIGLISFVAAFNFSLGPVMWILFSEIFPTRIRGVAIPACALVCTLFGGVLVPTLFPWQIEVQGVAVTFLIYTCFCVLGAIFVLKMVPETKGKSLEEIESQLVAVK from the coding sequence ATGCAGAGAGCAAATAGAAACGCATTTTTCTTTTCCTTTATTGTGGCTCTGGGTGGATTTGTATTTGGCCTGGATATAGCGCTGATTTCCGGCACCATTAAATACATTATTGCTGAATTTAATTTAACCGCTTTTCAAGTGGGTGCCATTGTTGGTGGTTCTACGGGGCTTGGGTCAATTGTTGCGCTTCTTTGTGCGGGTTATTTTTGTGAGCGATTTGGGCGTAAAAATACCCTGTTGTTCATTGCTGCATTGTATTTAATCTCTGCGTTGTGGTCGGCATTTGCTGTTAGTTTTGAGACGCTTTTTGCTGCGCGCTTTTTGGGTGGTTTAGCCTTTGCCTCGCTTACGCTTGCGTCAATGTACATTGGTGAAATTGCTCCGCCAGACTTGCGCGGTAAATTGGTGGGCCTGAATCAAATGAATATTGTGGTGGGGATTTTTATTGCGCAGCTATTAAATTTCTACATAGTGACCGTAATTAGTTCGCAACCGGCTTGGGCAAATTGGATTGGTTTGACCGAGCTGACCAGTTGGCGTTGGATGTTAGGGTTGGAGATTTTACCTGCGCTGGTTTGGTTTTTATTGCTCTTTTTGATTCCGGAGAGCCCGCGTTGGCTGGTGATGAATGGTAAGAAGCATAAGGCGGAAGCGGTAATTGTCAAAATTGCACCCGCTGACATGGTTGCCCAGCAATTTAATCAGATTTGTGACAACTTAAAAGGTGCTGAGCATTCGCTGAGTATAAGTGAGCAGTTGGGTTTGTTGTTTAAATCCAGGTTGCGTATCGCGCTTTTTATTGGTGCTGGTGCGGCCATGCTGCAATCTTTATGCGGTATGAATGCTGTTTTAGGTTATATGCCATTTATTTTTTCGCAGGTGGGCGGTGGCGATGCAAGCGCCTTTCAGCAAACCGTGTGGGTTGGTGCTATAGGCTTATTTTTTACCTTCCTGGCGCTGGTGATGATTGATCGCATGGGGCGCCGTCCTATTTTGCTCTGGGGTTCCGTCTGGGCTGCTTTGAGCATGGGTGTGGTGACTTATTGTTTTGCGGGGGCGACTTATATGTTGAGCGCAGAATCTGTCGCAGCCTTCGCTGATCGGATTGATACGTCACTATTGGCCCCTATGTTTGGGGTTGAGTACGCCAGTGATCTGGAATTTAAACGGGCATTGGTGACTCATTTGGGATCGACAGCGCTGGGTTCACTGCAGGTTGATTTGCTCAATATGGCTGCGCATATGCAGGGCGTGCTGGTGTTTATTGGATTAATTAGTTTTGTGGCGGCATTTAACTTTTCCCTGGGACCTGTCATGTGGATTTTGTTTTCCGAAATATTTCCTACGCGCATCAGGGGGGTTGCCATTCCTGCTTGCGCGCTGGTCTGTACACTCTTTGGTGGCGTGTTGGTGCCTACATTGTTCCCGTGGCAGATAGAGGTTCAGGGTGTTGCGGTCACATTTTTGATTTATACCTGCTTTTGCGTGTTGGGTGCTATTTTTGTTCTAAAAATGGTGCCGGAAACCAAAGGGAAAAGTTTGGAGGAAATCGAGAGTCAACTTGTCGCCGTCAAATAA
- a CDS encoding mandelate racemase/muconate lactonizing enzyme family protein, producing MLNTISCVSHNELSATHIKAVKVEYYQVPLAEVLSDAKHGDHTCFELLVCRIYCQDGTEGVGYTYTGGKGGRAIYSLLDDELKPILIGRNASDIHAIWEDLGWHLHYVGRGGLVSFAISAVDIALWDIRCKRLNLPLWKLAGAASNKTRCYAGGIDLNFTEQKLLKNIDSYLNRGFNAVKIKVGKDNYKEDVARVAAVRELIGKHTTFMVDANYSMTVEKAIRFGRAIEQYDITWFEEPTIPDDYAGYARIADSINISLAMGENLHTVHEFTYAIAQAKLGFLQPDASNIGGITGWLKVAELAYAHNLPVCSHGMHELHVSLVASQPHAGYLEVHSFPIDAYTTRPIVIESGLAVASDEPGTGVTFDEKLLRPHLIKQS from the coding sequence ATGCTAAATACAATTTCTTGCGTGAGTCATAATGAGCTCTCTGCAACACACATCAAAGCCGTCAAAGTTGAATACTACCAAGTGCCATTAGCCGAGGTGTTATCCGATGCAAAACACGGCGACCACACCTGTTTTGAATTGTTGGTGTGTCGTATCTATTGCCAGGATGGCACTGAAGGTGTTGGTTACACCTATACCGGAGGTAAGGGGGGACGAGCTATTTATTCACTTTTGGATGATGAACTCAAACCAATACTGATTGGCCGCAATGCATCGGATATTCATGCAATTTGGGAAGATTTAGGCTGGCACCTGCACTATGTGGGGCGCGGTGGTTTGGTTAGTTTTGCTATTTCTGCGGTCGATATCGCCCTGTGGGATATTCGTTGCAAGCGCCTGAATTTGCCGTTGTGGAAATTGGCGGGTGCCGCTAGTAATAAAACCCGCTGTTATGCGGGCGGTATTGATTTGAATTTCACCGAACAGAAACTATTGAAGAATATTGATAGTTATTTGAATCGCGGTTTTAACGCGGTAAAAATTAAAGTCGGTAAAGATAACTACAAAGAAGATGTTGCTCGCGTTGCTGCAGTGCGTGAGTTAATTGGTAAACACACCACCTTTATGGTTGATGCCAATTATTCAATGACCGTTGAAAAAGCTATCCGTTTTGGCCGGGCGATAGAGCAATACGATATCACCTGGTTTGAAGAGCCAACCATTCCCGATGATTATGCCGGTTATGCACGTATTGCGGACAGCATTAATATTTCATTGGCGATGGGTGAAAACCTTCATACTGTTCATGAATTTACCTACGCAATTGCACAGGCAAAATTAGGTTTTTTGCAGCCCGATGCTTCCAATATTGGTGGTATTACTGGCTGGTTGAAAGTTGCTGAATTGGCCTATGCCCATAACCTCCCTGTATGTAGTCACGGCATGCATGAGTTGCATGTTTCTCTCGTTGCTAGTCAGCCGCACGCAGGTTACCTCGAAGTTCACTCCTTCCCTATTGATGCCTATACCACTCGCCCAATCGTTATCGAGAGTGGTTTGGCTGTCGCATCAGATGAGCCGGGAACCGGTGTGACATTCGATGAAAAATTATTACGTCCACATTTAATCAAACAATCCTGA
- a CDS encoding (R,R)-butanediol dehydrogenase translates to MLAAQYVGNKGFQVVEGQMVTPAADEVRLQVGFVGICGTDMHIYHGVMDQRVAPPQIIGHEMSGTIVEMGANVKGFAIGDRVVVRPLDYCGECPACTAGHSHVCHKLKFMGIDSPGAFQNSWTVKARTLHKLPDNIDLKQGALIEPLSVAVHDISRARLKDGEKAVVIGGGPIGQLVALVAKSVGADVMISEVNQVRNEFAQKNGIKTVNPLEQDLDAAVKEWTNGKGADVVFEVSGVKAAIEAMTKIASVRGRICMVAIHSQKPEVDLFQFFWKELELVGARVYEAADFDMAIELVASGKVKLEPFISSVSSLNNIGSAFASMDNNPAGMKALVSCAE, encoded by the coding sequence ATGTTAGCTGCTCAATATGTTGGTAATAAAGGCTTTCAGGTTGTTGAAGGTCAAATGGTTACTCCTGCTGCGGATGAAGTGCGTTTGCAAGTAGGGTTTGTTGGTATCTGTGGAACGGATATGCACATTTATCACGGTGTTATGGATCAGCGCGTTGCACCGCCGCAAATTATTGGCCATGAAATGTCGGGCACCATTGTTGAGATGGGGGCAAATGTAAAAGGTTTTGCCATTGGTGATCGCGTTGTTGTGCGTCCACTCGATTATTGTGGCGAGTGTCCTGCTTGTACTGCAGGTCACAGCCATGTGTGCCACAAATTAAAATTTATGGGTATCGATAGCCCAGGCGCTTTCCAAAATTCATGGACTGTAAAAGCGCGCACTTTGCACAAACTGCCTGACAATATCGATCTAAAACAAGGCGCATTGATTGAGCCACTTTCTGTAGCGGTGCACGATATTTCCCGTGCGCGCTTAAAGGATGGTGAAAAAGCGGTGGTTATTGGTGGCGGCCCCATTGGTCAGCTAGTTGCGCTGGTGGCAAAAAGTGTTGGCGCTGACGTCATGATTTCGGAAGTGAATCAGGTGCGCAATGAATTTGCCCAGAAGAATGGTATTAAAACCGTTAATCCACTTGAACAAGATTTGGATGCAGCGGTTAAGGAATGGACTAACGGCAAGGGCGCAGATGTTGTGTTCGAAGTGTCTGGCGTGAAAGCGGCGATAGAAGCTATGACCAAGATTGCCTCAGTGCGCGGCCGTATTTGTATGGTGGCGATTCACTCGCAAAAGCCTGAAGTGGATCTGTTCCAATTCTTCTGGAAAGAACTTGAATTAGTGGGCGCGCGCGTTTATGAAGCGGCTGACTTTGATATGGCCATTGAGTTGGTTGCATCCGGTAAAGTAAAGCTGGAGCCATTCATTAGTTCGGTATCTAGCCTGAACAACATTGGCAGCGCTTTTGCAAGCATGGATAATAATCCTGCTGGTATGAAAGCCCTTGTGTCTTGCGCGGAGTAA
- a CDS encoding SDR family oxidoreductase, translating to MLEQFSLNGKVALVTGCKRGIGKAMAVALAEAGADIIGVSASLELQGSEIEKAVTATGKKFSAYQCDFGNRDSLYAFIEKVKAEHPVIDILVNNAGTILRAPAAEHSDEYWDQVINVNLNSQFILSREIGKTMLARKSGKIIFTASLLTYQGGVTVPGYAASKGALGQLVMALSNEWASQGINVNAIAPGYISTDNTEALRNDKDRSASILSRIPQGRWGTPEDFKGPVVFLASSASNYMNGSTVLVDGGWMGR from the coding sequence ATGTTGGAACAATTTAGCTTAAACGGTAAGGTCGCGTTGGTTACTGGTTGCAAGCGCGGCATTGGTAAAGCAATGGCTGTGGCTCTGGCAGAGGCAGGGGCAGATATTATTGGTGTATCTGCATCGCTGGAGTTGCAAGGCTCAGAGATTGAAAAAGCGGTAACGGCTACCGGGAAAAAATTCAGCGCTTATCAATGTGATTTTGGTAATCGCGACAGTCTTTATGCGTTTATCGAAAAAGTAAAAGCAGAGCATCCGGTGATTGATATTCTGGTCAATAATGCCGGTACAATTTTGCGCGCCCCTGCCGCTGAACACAGCGATGAGTATTGGGATCAGGTGATCAATGTGAACCTGAATTCACAATTTATTTTGAGCCGTGAAATTGGCAAAACCATGCTTGCGCGCAAAAGCGGGAAAATTATTTTCACCGCGTCATTGTTAACTTATCAAGGTGGCGTGACTGTGCCTGGCTATGCCGCGAGTAAAGGTGCTTTAGGTCAGTTGGTGATGGCGCTGTCGAATGAGTGGGCATCACAGGGTATTAATGTGAATGCCATTGCGCCCGGTTATATCTCTACCGATAACACTGAAGCTTTGCGCAATGACAAAGATCGTTCTGCGTCTATTCTTAGTCGTATTCCGCAAGGCCGCTGGGGCACGCCGGAAGACTTTAAAGGCCCGGTTGTCTTTTTGGCATCAAGTGCCTCTAACTATATGAACGGCAGCACCGTGTTGGTTGACGGCGGCTGGATGGGGAGATAA
- the aldA gene encoding aldehyde dehydrogenase translates to MKNDLNFINGQYVPSKAAGHIAVYSPSTGAEIGRIPEGCKEDAQDALEAAQAAQKSWAALTARARATLLRKFAEAIRNETELLATMLVQEQGKLLDVARGEVTATATFIEYACDNALTIEGDILPSDKPNEKIYIHKVPRGVVVAITAWNFPLALAGRKIGPALITGNTIVIKPTQETPLTTLELGRIANDVGIPAGVLNIVNGSGSVVGQHLCESPITRLITMTGSTRAGQIIYKASAQHLTPVMLELGGKAPFIVMEDADLELASEEALWTRFANCGQVCTCAERLYVHEKVYDEFVAKFVPKVKALVVGDPMNPATQMGPKVNRREVEQIDGLVKRGLAQGAELACGGKPAVVPGFEQGNWYEPTVLVNVKQDNVLVHEETFGPILPIVKISSIDEAIAYTNDSEYGLSAYLFTQSLNYIHRSIAEMEVGEVYVNRGIGEQHQGFHNGWKMSGAGGEDGKYGLEQYLEKKTVYLSEKY, encoded by the coding sequence ATGAAAAATGATCTCAATTTTATTAATGGTCAATATGTGCCATCAAAAGCTGCTGGGCATATTGCTGTTTACAGCCCAAGTACGGGTGCTGAAATTGGCCGCATCCCGGAAGGATGTAAAGAGGATGCGCAGGATGCATTAGAGGCAGCACAGGCAGCACAAAAGTCCTGGGCTGCCCTCACAGCGCGTGCGCGTGCAACATTGCTGCGTAAATTCGCTGAGGCCATTCGCAATGAAACTGAATTACTTGCCACTATGTTGGTGCAAGAGCAGGGTAAGTTGCTCGATGTGGCGCGAGGTGAAGTGACTGCAACTGCTACGTTTATTGAATACGCCTGCGACAATGCACTCACTATTGAAGGTGATATTTTGCCTTCCGATAAACCCAATGAAAAAATTTATATCCATAAAGTGCCGCGCGGTGTTGTCGTGGCGATCACTGCTTGGAACTTTCCGCTGGCCTTGGCTGGCCGTAAAATTGGCCCGGCATTAATAACAGGCAACACTATTGTTATTAAACCGACTCAGGAAACCCCATTAACCACTCTGGAATTGGGTCGTATTGCCAATGATGTGGGCATTCCGGCGGGCGTGTTAAATATAGTGAATGGATCTGGTTCGGTGGTAGGGCAGCATTTGTGTGAAAGTCCGATCACTCGTTTAATCACCATGACCGGAAGTACCCGAGCTGGCCAAATTATTTATAAGGCCAGTGCGCAGCATCTAACCCCTGTCATGTTGGAGTTGGGCGGAAAAGCCCCTTTTATTGTGATGGAAGATGCGGATTTGGAATTGGCGTCTGAAGAGGCACTTTGGACGCGTTTTGCCAACTGCGGGCAAGTTTGCACCTGTGCTGAGCGCTTGTATGTGCATGAGAAGGTGTACGATGAGTTTGTTGCCAAGTTTGTACCCAAAGTGAAGGCATTGGTAGTGGGCGATCCTATGAACCCTGCAACGCAAATGGGCCCCAAGGTTAATCGCCGTGAAGTCGAGCAAATTGATGGTTTGGTCAAACGAGGTTTGGCGCAGGGGGCGGAATTAGCTTGTGGCGGTAAACCCGCGGTAGTGCCTGGTTTTGAACAGGGCAATTGGTACGAGCCTACGGTTCTGGTCAATGTGAAACAAGATAATGTTTTAGTTCATGAAGAAACGTTTGGCCCTATATTACCAATCGTGAAAATTAGCAGTATCGATGAGGCCATCGCTTATACCAATGACAGTGAATACGGTCTGTCGGCCTATTTATTTACTCAGAGCCTGAACTACATTCATCGTTCTATCGCAGAAATGGAAGTAGGTGAGGTCTATGTCAATCGTGGTATTGGCGAGCAGCATCAAGGTTTCCATAATGGCTGGAAGATGAGCGGCGCTGGCGGTGAAGATGGCAAGTACGGTTTGGAGCAATATTTGGAAAAGAAAACTGTTTATTTAAGTGAGAAATACTAG
- a CDS encoding GntR family transcriptional regulator, which translates to MKETKKIIPVRDQIAEQIRSDIISGEMAPNAKLNEVALAERFGVSRGPVRDVLLQLTKEGLLVAKNNCGVSVNGLLSPELQELMIDIRTRIELYAVKSLKGKLTEEDFDALDGILDRLQDAFDREDYPEVTKADMDFHRYLVMKAGGEELVNLWQPIILRMRMNYKRISKPVDCVDEHRAISDALRSDNIREATAALKANIR; encoded by the coding sequence ATGAAAGAAACAAAAAAAATCATTCCGGTTAGGGATCAAATTGCAGAACAAATTCGTTCGGATATTATTTCGGGTGAAATGGCTCCGAATGCTAAGCTCAATGAAGTTGCGTTGGCTGAGCGCTTTGGTGTGTCCCGTGGTCCGGTGCGCGATGTGTTGTTACAGTTGACTAAAGAGGGGCTGTTGGTAGCGAAAAACAATTGTGGTGTGTCCGTCAATGGTTTGCTGTCACCTGAACTGCAAGAGTTAATGATAGATATACGTACCCGAATTGAACTGTATGCAGTGAAAAGCCTGAAAGGTAAGTTAACAGAGGAGGATTTTGATGCGCTAGATGGCATTCTAGACCGTTTGCAAGACGCCTTTGATCGTGAAGACTATCCAGAAGTGACCAAAGCCGATATGGACTTCCATCGCTATTTAGTTATGAAGGCCGGGGGGGAGGAGTTGGTAAACTTATGGCAGCCAATTATTTTGCGGATGCGTATGAATTATAAACGTATCAGTAAGCCAGTTGATTGTGTAGATGAGCACAGGGCTATTAGCGATGCTTTGCGCAGCGATAATATTCGTGAGGCCACTGCTGCGCTTAAAGCGAATATTCGCTAA